The genome window ATTCCGGGAGTCATATTCCTCTCACCGATACCGTTCAGTATTAGCAGCGAGAAAGGAAGGTCCTCCTGACCGGTGATGAACATCCCAGGCTCGCATCCCAGCCAGGAGATTAGACTATTGGAAGAGATAGATGGGCAGACCAGCCCCGCAAGCTCCATCTCTCCTGCCTTTTCAAAGATTTCAAGGTCGGCGGGACTGCTTGTAAAAGCAATGTCGCCTTTCTGTAAAGATGTTCCGATAGGCTTGAGTTTCCCACGAACGGTTCTGCCGAAGCCCAGTACTCCCGGCAGTTTCAGGCCTGTGCATTCCATGTTGACCGTTCTGTTCAAAAGTGTGCTGGTAATTCCTCCGGCAAGTGGGCTTTCAATCACTATCGGGGTCATGTTGTACTGAATAGTAACAGTGCCGAGTATATGATCTATATCAGTTACAAAACCCGGACCAGGAGCCGTGCACATGCTGACCGGAGGATCATTTGCAATCAGTTGTCCTCTGTACACGAAGTCACCGGTCGAGACCCGCAGGAATTTGCTCATCTGCCCTGGCTTTATCTCCATTTTCCGGCATACTGTAACTACATGGGGCAGGTCATCTTGTTCCATGTCCTCTTCCATTATCACAACACCAGGAGGTAGAATTTTTGTTATCCTTCCATTCATAGGGCTGTTGTATACCGCCAAGTACTGTCTGGTGCTGTGCTTAAAGATACTGTCTCCAGTTTTAACCATATCCCCCGGTGATACATTAACGGCCCTCCTGATCTCTTCATCACTCAGGCCGGAAGGCCACGATCTGGCGGTGTTGACATCCAGAACGAACTGTCTGGGAGGAATCTCTGTGATCTGTCCCAGGCACTGTCCGGGCTCAACAGTATCATTTTCCTGTACATTGAGCATTCCAGAGAAGGGCAGAGACATGCCGAATCGGATCTTCTGTTCAACTGGAGAATCGATTTCCCGGTGTGATAGCTGTACAGTTTCTTTCCCGAAGGTGTTTCCCTCCCGGAAATCCATTGGTAGAGGGTCATTTTTTCTTCTGCAATCTATCAGAAGAGGTAAACCATCGGACACATTTTCCAATCCCGGGATCCGGGGTCCAAAGACCTGTATGGTTATATCAGTTGTGTCTTCCAGGTAGAGATATCCGCCGGCTCGTACGGTTTTCCTTCTGAAGGGTCCTGTGATATCCACGAATTTGCTCGATATCCTGCAGGATGGGCTGAGTACTCTGCAGACCGGCTTGAGGCAGTCATTCAGATAGTATTTCAGGGCAGAAGAAGGAAAGCTCTGAAGCAGTGCGCCAAGATGGGGGCTTCTGAAGAAACTATCCACATAAAGAGTGGTGAGTCCCGGCGGTCTGAATGCCTCCGCCAGCATCCAGGCTGCCCTTTCTGGAGATGAGTGGGAGAATATGCCCCCCGCTCCTATGAGCATATCCAGACCGTCAAGCCGGAATCTATTTCCGGAGAGAGTGCTCAGAGGTGGATTGATGGCAGAGGGGGGACTGATCCCGATCATCTCCCGCCAGGACAGTCTGCCAGCGTCGTATGCCACATCAAGATGATGATTCCAGGCTGTTCGCAAACCTTCAACGGCAATTGCAGCTTCTATTACGCAGGCCGTTTCACAACGGGGAAGAGTCGTGGGGAAGAGGGTTTTGCCCATTATCCAGCTCCTGGCGGTCTCGGAATCCACTCCGGGTATGTGACGAAGTACAGCAGGCAATCCTACTTCAGCCAGTGTGTTTGTCATGCTGAATGACATTCCGATATTGGCGGCCACAGTACGCTGCAGTTTGCCGTCCGCCACTGTGAAGATGTCTGTGGTCGCTCCGCCCATGTCCACCATAAGAGCACCTTTGCCCATCTCCCTGCTGCACACCTCAAGTATTCTGGAAACACCCATGGGCGTTGGCACCACGGGCGCGGATACCAGATCGAGCAATCGGGGATAACCGGGAGCTCTCTTCATTACATGCTCCATGAACAGACTCTGCACTGCCATGATCGCCGGTCTGGGATTGATCTCATGATTTCCCGGAACCACATTCTCGGTAATCTGCATGTCAAAACTATTGCCCAGTGCCTGCCGCACATATTCATGGGCCTTCACATTTCCGCAGAAAAGTACCGGCAGCTTGCCTGACCCGTACTTTGGTTCCGGTTTAGCGAGACTGAGCATATAGGCCATGGTTACAACACCGGATACCGCGCCACCATCGGTTCCTCCGGCCATGAGCACCAGATCGGGATTAAGACGGCTCATCTTATCGATCAGATTAAGCCTGCCTCCCCGGCTGTCCATTGCGAATGCACCGGAGATGACCGCCCCTGCTCCGTATGCCGTTGATTCAGCTATCCGGCAGGAATCTGCCAGCGTGTACCCGATTACAAGAATCTGCAGACCTCCTCCTGCAGAGCTGGTGGTATAGTAGGGTACAGTGAAGGAGTCACCTTTGATCAGAATAAGACCCGTCTCATTCTCCAGCCGACGGACTGCCC of Candidatus Aegiribacteria sp. contains these proteins:
- a CDS encoding glutamate mutase L, with translation MIVLASDIGSTTTKAVVFDLSDGAFTAVGAVQEPTTVEPPFSDVMVGLFRAVRRLENETGLILIKGDSFTVPYYTTSSAGGGLQILVIGYTLADSCRIAESTAYGAGAVISGAFAMDSRGGRLNLIDKMSRLNPDLVLMAGGTDGGAVSGVVTMAYMLSLAKPEPKYGSGKLPVLFCGNVKAHEYVRQALGNSFDMQITENVVPGNHEINPRPAIMAVQSLFMEHVMKRAPGYPRLLDLVSAPVVPTPMGVSRILEVCSREMGKGALMVDMGGATTDIFTVADGKLQRTVAANIGMSFSMTNTLAEVGLPAVLRHIPGVDSETARSWIMGKTLFPTTLPRCETACVIEAAIAVEGLRTAWNHHLDVAYDAGRLSWREMIGISPPSAINPPLSTLSGNRFRLDGLDMLIGAGGIFSHSSPERAAWMLAEAFRPPGLTTLYVDSFFRSPHLGALLQSFPSSALKYYLNDCLKPVCRVLSPSCRISSKFVDITGPFRRKTVRAGGYLYLEDTTDITIQVFGPRIPGLENVSDGLPLLIDCRRKNDPLPMDFREGNTFGKETVQLSHREIDSPVEQKIRFGMSLPFSGMLNVQENDTVEPGQCLGQITEIPPRQFVLDVNTARSWPSGLSDEEIRRAVNVSPGDMVKTGDSIFKHSTRQYLAVYNSPMNGRITKILPPGVVIMEEDMEQDDLPHVVTVCRKMEIKPGQMSKFLRVSTGDFVYRGQLIANDPPVSMCTAPGPGFVTDIDHILGTVTIQYNMTPIVIESPLAGGITSTLLNRTVNMECTGLKLPGVLGFGRTVRGKLKPIGTSLQKGDIAFTSSPADLEIFEKAGEMELAGLVCPSISSNSLISWLGCEPGMFITGQEDLPFSLLILNGIGERNMTPGILESLKSSEGIHSALFPETKIRSGIYRPFMVISSDGTG